In Bacteroidota bacterium, the sequence CATCACTTCAGATTACTTTTGCAGCTAACGTTACATCGGTTTTAAAGTTCGAACCGCAATATATTTACTTTCAACAAATGAAATCCGATTCTACTGCAACAACAAAAATTACAGTCAAAAACAACACATCGGAGGCGATTGAAATTTTATCGGCACAGCATAAAGTTCAGGGGCTGCAAGTAGATATTATGCAGCGTAAATTAATGCCAAATGAATCGACTCAAATATCTGTAAGTTACGCTGCCTTTAGCGAAGGAATGATGCAAGGTGAAGTTACCTTAAACACCAACAATAAACAACAACCCAAAATACCACTACGATTTTTTGCTTACGTGAGAGCTAAATAAAAAATTATAGGAAACAAATTATGATAACAGAAACCGAAGTCAATCAATTTTTAGAAATTTACATATCATCGCACGATAATATTAATAAAGCTATCACTAATTTGTCTGAAGCAGAATTGGATTTCAAGCCAGCACCGGATAAATGGTCGATACGGCAAATTCTCAATCATTTGTGCGACAGCGAGCTTATGGCGATTACTCGAATGTTCAGGATTATTTCAGAAGAAAATCCATCCCTTTTAGCTTACGACCAAAACAAATTGGCAGAAAAACTTTTCTACAAACAATTAGATGAAAAGGCAGCATTATTAATATTCGGATTAATACGGACTCGAATGTATCATCTATTCATAATGTTACCAATCGAAACCTGGAGCCGTAAAGGATTACATTCCGAAAAAGGCGAGGTTTCTCTTTTCGAAATGCTAAAAACCTATGCCGACCACGGCGAAAAACATTTGCAACAAATCAATAATATTCACTTAGCGTTCACCAAATAATAGATTAGAAGTGGCTCTGATTTTTGTTTGTCTCAAAAATATTTCTTATGTTTCAAGGAAGATTTTTTAACTATTATCATAACCCATAACACCCAAGGAGGTTAATCGTGAAAAAATATATTTTCATATCATCAATATTGCTAATAGCCATCGTCTTCTTTTCGTGCGGAAAGAAAATGGAACCGGTAAAAGTCAATAAATTCAAGGATTACAAGGACCAGATTTACGGTTTTAAAATTCAATATCCTGAAAATTGGTTCCAATTAGGACAATCCGGCAATGCACAATTCTATCAATCACAAGGTGTAAAAGAAAAGTTCATTTATCCCGGACAACCCGGTGAGTTAGGGACAGAAGTTCTTGTTCAGATTAAAAACTTAGGAGGAAAAACATTCGATGATTTCGCGACTGAGCTACGTGATGAAATAAAACAAAGCGGCAGAATCGACAGCGAAACTAATGAAACGATAAAAGATAAGTCGGCAATCAGGATGAATTTTACCATTCCCATCACTACGAAGATGAATCTTCAGGGATACAAATATATTTTTCATGTAGATTCTTTAATCTACACATTAAGCTTTTCAGGATTTGGCGAATGGTTCGGTGCACATACAGAGGTATTCACAGCGATGTTAAATTCCTTCCAGCTCCCCGAACCGGTTGTTAAAACTATTGAAGGGTGGACAGCATCTACAAATTTAGAAAAATACGAAACTCCGTTTTTTGCTATCAACTATCCCGACAACCTCAATTTTATGTCTGTGGCTAAAGGTAAATTCGATTTCGCTGCGGAATTACGTGCAGACAGACAAGACTGCAGCATTCGTTGGGATGTATTCGATGCACAGGATTTACCAGTGGAAAAAGTATTTGAGCAAAACAAAGCACGATACAAAATGAAATCTCCTGGTGAGATTGTGGTTGACGGACAAAAAACTATGTTCCTGAATTATACATCCATGAAGGATGTTGAAAGTCGCGCCTACTTTGTTGTGAAAAACAACAAGGTTATCAGAATCACGATAAATTGGTTCGACCCGCAAAAGCAAAATTATTTGATACCTTTTGAAAATATTGTAATAACAATGAAATTAAAATAATATGGACCTTAAA encodes:
- a CDS encoding DUF1573 domain-containing protein, with protein sequence MKYLVVLIICGLMITGISYSQSKIEVVGGTNFDFGDLYVGTKTEKIMTIKNKGKDTLVIINVQASCGCTATLLSERLIPPGKSATLNVGFDSKGFDGKVHKTVTITSNDVTNSSLQITFAANVTSVLKFEPQYIYFQQMKSDSTATTKITVKNNTSEAIEILSAQHKVQGLQVDIMQRKLMPNESTQISVSYAAFSEGMMQGEVTLNTNNKQQPKIPLRFFAYVRAK
- a CDS encoding DinB family protein — translated: MITETEVNQFLEIYISSHDNINKAITNLSEAELDFKPAPDKWSIRQILNHLCDSELMAITRMFRIISEENPSLLAYDQNKLAEKLFYKQLDEKAALLIFGLIRTRMYHLFIMLPIETWSRKGLHSEKGEVSLFEMLKTYADHGEKHLQQINNIHLAFTK
- a CDS encoding PsbP-related protein, with the protein product MKKYIFISSILLIAIVFFSCGKKMEPVKVNKFKDYKDQIYGFKIQYPENWFQLGQSGNAQFYQSQGVKEKFIYPGQPGELGTEVLVQIKNLGGKTFDDFATELRDEIKQSGRIDSETNETIKDKSAIRMNFTIPITTKMNLQGYKYIFHVDSLIYTLSFSGFGEWFGAHTEVFTAMLNSFQLPEPVVKTIEGWTASTNLEKYETPFFAINYPDNLNFMSVAKGKFDFAAELRADRQDCSIRWDVFDAQDLPVEKVFEQNKARYKMKSPGEIVVDGQKTMFLNYTSMKDVESRAYFVVKNNKVIRITINWFDPQKQNYLIPFENIVITMKLK